Proteins found in one Ischnura elegans chromosome 11, ioIscEleg1.1, whole genome shotgun sequence genomic segment:
- the LOC124168272 gene encoding uncharacterized protein LOC124168272, with the protein MGLRSCFVPGCSTGYSSSKRKNKLLGVKNGSLFKAKSESQLEKWRKAIPRKDKVLAITDCVCELHFSPNDIIRWYETRLPDGTIHKIERGIPLIKEGAVPSIFPNLPKYLSKESRTRKPPAERKLGQEGIGGQNLEEEPNTSVDVRHAEVTYPANITEEADCGNFLHLLADVVLSTAADELGCKSAHLYSVSALVEALPTLKLPDSSWTSARVGVSVVFLHVGVDFLTEKTLVIAEDLSYKVILKSQEVQLNEVQEVKSNADVMEVIGAIDNLRLCTGVRDDRRYFRYFL; encoded by the exons ATGGGTTTAAGAAGCTGTTTTGTGCCAGGATGCTCTACTGGGTATTCATCTTCGAAGAGAAAGAATAAACTTCTGGGTGTGAAGAACGGGAGTTTGTTTAAAGCCAAA TCCGAATCCCAGCTTGAAAAATGGAGGAAGGCTATTCCTCGGAAGGATAAGGTTTTGGCGATTACAGATTGTgtgtgtgagctgcacttcaGCCCAAACGACATAATTCGATGGTACGAAACACGATTGCCTGATGGGACCATCCATAAAATAGAAAGAGGAATTCCGCTCATTAAAGAGGGGGCTGTCCCATCGATTTTCCCAAATTTGCCCAAGTACCTGTCGAAGGAGAGCAGGACGAGGAAGCCACCCGCGGAAAGGAAGTTAGGGCAGGAGGGCATTGGAGGGCAGAATTTGGAAGAGGAACCAAATACATCAGTGGATGTGCGGCATGCCGAGGTAACATATCCAGCAAATATTACAGAGGAGGCGGATTGCGGAAACTTCCTGCACTTGTTAGCGGACGTAGTATTAAGTACTGCTGCGGACGAGTTGGGGTGCAAATCAGCCCATTTGTATAGCGTGAGTGCCTTGGTTGAAGCTCTACCGACGCTTAAGCTGCCAGATTCGAGCTGGACTTCTGCTCGAGTGGGGGTCAGTGTTGTTTTCCTTCATGTGGGAGTGGATTTCCTCACTGAAAAAACCCTCGTTATTGCGGAGGATCTTAGTTACAAG GTTATACTAAAGAGTCAGGAGGTCCAACTAAATGAGGTCCAGGAAGTAAAGAGTAATGCAGATGTAATGGAGGTCATTGGTGCCATTGACAACCTGCGTTTGTGTACAGGAGTGCGTGATGACCGAAGGtattttcggtattttctataa